The following nucleotide sequence is from Deltaproteobacteria bacterium.
CCCCTCATTAAAAGACCACCAGCTCACCACAGGCGCCGTCGTCGAAAAAGTGCGGGTGGAGGTGGCGTTGGAATTATCATTTGGAGTGACATTCAAACGAAATTTCTTGTTAACAGAACTAGCTCCAAGTTCATTCACATAATAACCTGTGGTAATTGATCCTAGTTGAGTAGCCTCTGTCCACATTCCAAGACCATCAGCAAAAATCTGATAACTCACTTGATAGGTTGAATCCGGATAGATCATCCTCCCCGCCGGGTCTTTCTCACCCCTCCATGCAAACAGGGCCTTGGTCGGGGGGAGTTTCATCCCCGGGGTGGGGAGGAGGATGATCGGGGAGCGAGGGTCGGGGCATGGTTCGACAAGCTCACCATGTCCGAAAAAGGTTCGACGACAATCCCGGCGAATCTCATCGACGGAGAGGGCGCGGTTGTAGATCGATACTTCATCCAACGCCCCCTTGAAAGAATTGGCCCCAACCCTCCGACCGATCTCCGCCATCCCTGGAACGGTATTCCAACCCTTCTCCTCCTCAGAAATCAGCACCCCGTTCCAATAAATCCTGACCATCTTCCCATCGTAGGTGTAACCCAAAACACCTTGTGTCATTCCGGTCGTCACAGGGGTTGTATCGTTGTTGATACCAACCAAACGCACCGTCGGTGTCGAACAACCGCTCAGGTCAATCCTGTTCATCCCATCATTCACCTCGGAACCGTACCAAAAGGGATTCCGATAGGCTTGGCAATCCCCACCGGCAATAGCCTCATCCCACCGGAACCACAAGAATACCGACCGTGACGAAGCACCGGTCGGAAAACCGTTGCTCGATAACGCCACATAATCACTCGTACCGTTAAACAAGAGCCCTTTGCCGGAAACCCCGCTGACCCATTGCGGCCCGGACAACAACCCGGTGTTCAAACCGGTGCTGTCCCTTGCCCCGGAACCGGAACCTTCCTCAAACCGCCACCAGCTCACAAGATTGTTATCCAAAATAGTCCCAATCCCCACCACCGGAGAAGAGGACAACCCCTGGTAATCAACCGCCTTGACCTCCATCCGGTAATCAGACTTGGCCCCCAAGGTGAGTGGAGTTACCATCTCCCCATAACCGGTCCGCTTGAGTTGACAAACGGAACGGTAATCCCCACCCCCCACCAAACGGTTTTCCGTCAGGTTCGAACAGGTGATCACCTCACCCCCGTTCGACGTCACCGTCACTGTGTAACTCGCAAGGTCTTCATTGCCGTCCGGATCCGATCCGTCCCAGGCGATCGTAAAGTCACCAGGCAAACGATTCCCCTCCAAACGAACATTGGAGATAACAGGAACCTGCGAACTGGTTCTCCTGAATTTTATCGGAACTCTCTCCTCATAAGCATTATGTTTGAGTGAAGAAGATTGGCCAAAAGACGGGTCACCGAAGAATCCTGATCGGCTATCCCCAGCAAACGCTCCACCCCATTACCGATAAGTTTGACCGAAACCGCTTCCAGACCGGAAGGGTCATCCAGTTCCCAAATAAAGGAGGCAGGGCCGTTGATCTCCTGATCTTTCTGCAAATCCAACCGGACACGACTGGGCCCTTTGGTATCTTCGTTATTAAAGGCAGAAAAGGTGAAGGTGGTTTCCCCCACAAGACCGTACTTGTCTTTGACACGAACCTTAAAGGCCATCGTCCCGACCAAATCCCCCACCACAAACCGGTCCGTCTCAATCAACAAAATCATCTGTTTCTTCTTCAAAATCTCGTCTGTTGGTGTCAAAACATGAATTCCATAGCTCGGGGAGACAACCAACATCTCTTTAATATCGAAAGGGAACGGCTTGTCCCCATCGATAACAGCCCTTATCAAAACTTCCGCATCCCCGGTCAAAGAATCAAAAAAGGTGGAACCGGGCTTGGGCAGGGAAACAGAGTTGTTTGTCAGAATATCCCCGCGCGTGGCGGAAAGAGAGGGACCCCCCTGGGGGATTGAATTCTTGGAATAAAGGTCACTCTTGTAAACATACTCCGCCAAATTCCCAAAACCATCCCCATCCAGGTCCAAACCGGGGGTCCCCTCGTAAACCGCCTCCCAGTTGGCCTCATCTCCCAAATAAGAAACATTCATCTCCTCCCCAACCGCCGTGAGATTCCTTCGCACCAAATGCTCCAGTTCTACCGTTTCCTTTGGTGAAATATCCCCCTCATAAATCACCGTGACATCAAAGGTGGATCCGGTCGGAACCGTCACCGTCCCCCGAAAACTGTTCGTCTCCGGATCCAGCTCCATCTCGTGCCGCTCCTCCGGATCGGTAGAAACAACCGCATAAGCCTTTAACGGAATCCCCAAATCCAACAACGCCTGCGGAATGGCCGACTCAAACCCGGAATCACCGGAAGAACAGCTGATGAGGGAGAGGAAGAGGAAAAGGGGTATTAAGGAATAGAGGGTCTTTTTCATCGTGAATTCCCAAAAACCGGTGAATCAATAGTGATATCGGTGCCATCCCCGCCACCCCCACTCCCCGCCACCGCAAAACCGATCCCCATCCCAAGACCAGCCATCAAAACACCGCTCGCAATCCAGAAGATCGGCTTCTTGTAAAATGGTTTCCTTTCAGTGGTTCTTAACGCCAAAGGAGCTGGTATCGGCTCGGAGCGTTGTGGCCTCGCCGACGAGTCAAGGCGAGCCTGATCGATCATGGTATTGGTGCGAGCCTCTTCGTAGGTCTTGATCATCCGGGGAGGGTAGAGCTTCGGGTCCGGACGGTAGCTCGGGTCCAACTGGACCACCTTCTCCAACCCCGTCACGGCAGACCTCCTGCGACCATCCGCCAGGTCAATCATCGCCATGAGAAGGGAGGCCTCAATAAATTGATCTCTGACCACTCCTTCCAGTTTCATGGAGGAAACAAGGGCCATCGCCTTCTCCGACTTCACCCGCGCCTTGGTCCATTCCATCTGGTAATAATGGTTCCGGGCCTCATGAATAAGCGTCGCTAAATCGCCGGATTCTGTGGGGATTGCAGGCCCAGCAAAAAGGGTAGGGGGGAAGAGGAGGGTCAGGACAAGCGGAATCAGGAGAAATCTGGAGAAAAAACCAAACCTTTTGCCGTCCATGGTCACCCTCACCCCGACCCTCTCCCATCCAGGGAGAGGGGGGTTTTTCTGAGGCTCCCCCGCGCCAAACTGGTTAGTTTATCGGTCACCATTTGTCAATGTTGCTATAATTATCGGCCTCCCCCTCACCCTGACCCTCTCCCCAAGAGGGAGAGGGAGGGATGACGGGAACCGTTTAATGCTTTAATCCTCCCCACGGTGTGTCAACGGATCGTTCCACTTTTCCCGTAGCAACTTTGCCCGGGGGGAGACATTCCGCCGTCTTCTTTTCTGACAGCCCGCCCAAACCCGGAATGGAAAGGGCTGTCTTCTCTTCCGTCTGGCTCTTGGTGGAGACCTTGTCATCCTTCAAAAGAAGGCACTGGTCCTTGCCGTAGTACCAGGTGGCGTAGTTCCCCTCGTGCTGTTCTACCTTGCTGGGGCCGGATTCCATTGCCTTGACCACTTCCTGCGAGGTCATGCCGGGATAGACCAGGGCAAATTTTGAACCGGCACAGGCTCCGAGGCTCGCCGCCGTCAGCAGGACCGTCAGGATCTTCTTGATTCTTTCTTTTTCCTTCTTGTTGACCGGCTTATTCATCGGATTCTCCTTTTTTCCCCTCACCCAACCCCCTCCCGAGATGGGAGAGGGAAGGGAGAGCCAGGGAGTTCGTTTTTTACTTGGCTACGATGACATCACCATTAATGACGGTATCACCGTTGTTGTTATTGCCATTGATGATTGTCACGCTGTTGTTATTGTTGCTGTTGGTCGTACTATTATCAATGACAGTGTTATTAGAATTGATATTGGTATTATTATTGGAATTGATGGTGTTGTTGAAATTGCTGTTATTGTTTCCAGTATTGAACGTGATCTTGTCACGCCCCGCAGAACCGTCAGCATCAGATACAGAATTGGATTTCTCGCTATCGTCTTCTGATCCACAATTGCTCCCCTTCATGGAGAGATCGAAACAACTTCCGGATAGGGAACAACTGACCTTTTCGCCACAGAGGGTGCCGTCGATATTGCCTTCGATTGAACAAGCGGTGGCAGAGGCATCAACCTTGAAATCATAGGTTAGCTCCCCTTCACAGGTCCCGCTGATCTTGAGGGAGGCTGTCTCCGTAATGACAATCGCCACGTTATTGCTCGGCCCCTTGATCGTTCCCTGCTGGCCGACGGTTCCGGTCAGAAAGAACCCGGATTCGTCGACGTCGCTGGTGGACGCAGAATCGGCCATGGCACAACCGTCAAAGGTGATTGACTCATCCAGAGAAAGATCGACTGAATCTGCCCCCGCCTGCCCTTTGAGACTGCCGGTCGCCTTTGCCGATCCTTTCTGACAAGGAATGGTTTCGGAGGCGGTCTCATCGACCGTTGTCGTTGCCGTTTGAAGCGCCTGAAAGGCAGATGTGGATTGGCTTCCTTGAGAGGAGGTGGCACTAAAGAGTGCTGAAGTCACTCCCTTAACCGCCTTACCACTGACTGAACCGGATGATACCTGTTCGTTTTCCTCACCCCCACCACCGCAGGCGGCTAAACTCGACGCCGCTAGCAGGACCATCAGGATCTTTTTGATTCTTTCTTTTTCCTTCTTATTCATCTTCTTCATTGGGTTCTCCTTTTTTCCCCTCACCCAACCCTCTCCCGAGATGGGAGAGGGAATGGGAGCAGGTAAAAACTACTTTTTGCTATCGTCATCATCGTCGTCTTTTTTGTCTTTGGCTTTATCCTTGGCGTTCTCATCATCTTCCTCCCCAAACGTATCCTCAGAGAGGGATGGGTTGCCGCAGTTCCCGCTGACCTCAGAGTTAACCCTCTCCCCGCAGATGGTTCCCGAAACAGTGCCGGTACTGGTGCAAACTTTGTCCGAACCTTTTAAAGTCACCTCAAACTGCAAAGAGCCTTCACAGGCACCGCTGATCCTGATGTTACCGGTCTGGCTCACGCTAAAATAAGGATTTTCTTCCGAACCATTCACCTTAGCTTTTTCACCGATCGTGCCATCCAGGACAAATGTGGATTCGTCAACGTCCTTGGTAGAGGTCATGTTGGCCGGTGCACATTTGTTGAGAACAACATCACTCACGACGTCCAGATTGACACTGGTGACCTCTTCCGATTGATCGTCCGTGGTGACCGAACCTTTCACGGACTGACTAACATCCGCAGATCCGGAGGAGCAGGGGAGGACCACCTTCTCGCTCTGATCAAAGTTAGTCGTTAAGGCTTGCAGTTGAATATCCCCAGATGCCGAGTTCTGCATCACCACTGCCATAACCCCTTTGGCCGCCTTGACAGTCTCCTTGGAAGGACCATCACCTCCGCCGCAGGCGGCTAAACTTGATGCCGTCAGCAGGACCATCAGGATCTTTTTGATCTTTGTTTTTTCCTTCTTGTTCGTCTTCTTCATTGGGTTCTCCTTTTTTCCTTCCAGCGATCGCTCCCCTCGTGCCGGTTGGTGGTTTTTAAATTTTGGCAGGTGTCTTTGTTCCCATCGCAAGGGGGAGCCCCGCTTTGGGAACTGACCGGATTTTGGTCAACGACACCTGCCATGGTATTCTCTATAGCAACCGGCGTGCCAAGTGCCGGGGAGCCATTAAATGCATCGTAGGGGCGTATGGCCGTGTGCCCCTACTTAAAAACGGTTCGAAAATCGAACCACGGTACGAAAATCGAACCGTTCACCAAACCTTTCAAAACCAGTTTTGTGCTCAGGAGAGGCTTGGCACGCCTCTTGCTAAAGGAAGACTTGTGACGATTTTAAAAACAACAACGGGAGCTCTGAAAAAGAGACCCAAAATAAAAAGGAGGAAGTGAGATGAAGAGACAAGTCATAGGGACACTAGCTGTGACCCTGTTAACAGTAGGGATAGGAGGGACAGGCTGGAGTCAGACCAACATCAGCCCTTCTGCCAGCCTTAATCCCTCTGCTAACGTTAGCCCTTCCGCCAGCCTCAATCCTACTGCCAACATTAATCCTTCCCTTAGCGCCAGTGCCTCCGCCGGTAGTATTAACCCTTCCCTCAATTTTGGTTGGTCCTCCACTGAGGCGAATCAACAGGCTGG
It contains:
- a CDS encoding LamG domain-containing protein, which produces MPGDFTIAWDGSDPDGNEDLASYTVTVTSNGGEVITCSNLTENRLVGGGDYRSVCQLKRTGYGEMVTPLTLGAKSDYRMEVKAVDYQGLSSSPVVGIGTILDNNLVSWWRFEEGSGSGARDSTGLNTGLLSGPQWVSGVSGKGLLFNGTSDYVALSSNGFPTGASSRSVFLWFRWDEAIAGGDCQAYRNPFWYGSEVNDGMNRIDLSGCSTPTVRLVGINNDTTPVTTGMTQGVLGYTYDGKMVRIYWNGVLISEEEKGWNTVPGMAEIGRRVGANSFKGALDEVSIYNRALSVDEIRRDCRRTFFGHGELVEPCPDPRSPIILLPTPGMKLPPTKALFAWRGEKDPAGRMIYPDSTYQVSYQIFADGLGMWTEATQLGSITTGYYVNELGASSVNKKFRLNVTPNDNSNATSTRTFSTTAPVVSWWSFNEGSGDAIDSIRGINGQLISGLLRTPGISGSALSFDDRSNYINLGNAARLKFDTGSSFMIESWVRRNSADSPNDDTIFSKMDMTDPTGRGYNFAILSGGQSVLNGSANTVDFMIRSQNNANRYIEGRTETTITDTNWHHVAMSYAGSRLVDVSSIRLYIDGQSQKVIPVVNALSLTESADTPAEARIGASRSWGGDGGSVDNVFNGLMDEVMVYQDDANPSNLSPAVICNSYLTTCFSAGLSCDFSCVPQ